The Miscanthus floridulus cultivar M001 chromosome 17, ASM1932011v1, whole genome shotgun sequence genome has a window encoding:
- the LOC136514824 gene encoding receptor-like cytoplasmic kinase 185, translating to MGCLPCFGSAGEGAAKKGGARKDGSSNCRVTRVESDKSKAQGGPDSKDAVILRDGNNQHIAAHTFAFRELAAATKNFRQDCLLGEGGFGRVYKGRLENGQVVAVKQLDRNGLQGNREFLVEVLMLSLLHHDNLVNLIGYCADGDQRLLVYEFMPLGSLEDHLHDIPTEKEPLDWNTRMKIASGAAKGLEHLHDKASPPVIYRDFKSSNILLGEGFHPKLSDFGLAKLGPVGDKTHVSTRVMGTYGYCAPEYAMTGQLTVKSDVYSFGVVFLELITGRKAIDNTKPHGEQNLVAWARPLFKDRRKFPKMADPLLQGRFPMRGLYQALAVAAMCLQEQAATRPFIGDVVTALSYLASQTYDPNAPVQHNRSNSSTPRVSRGGGSNDQRRLRSPNHHSPDLRREASTASKYEAEVSRTNSGSGSGRRSGLDDVDMSGSQFGSPAHAGRKRGSPRTAESQRAIAEAKTCGEKSRGRK from the exons ATAAATCAAAAGCACAGGGTGGGCCAGACTCTAAGGATGCAGTCATCCTGAGGGATGGGAACAATCAACATATTGCAGCACACACTTTCGCTTTTCGTGAACTTGCAGCTGCCACTAAGAACTTCAGACAAGATTGCTTATTGGGCGAGGGAGGTTTTGGTCGTGTTTATAAAGGACGTTTGGAGAATGGGCAG GTTGTTGCAGTGAAGCAACTTGATCGCAATGGCCTTCAAGGAAACAGGGAGTTTCTGGTTGAGGTTCTAATGCTTAGTCTGTTGCACCATGACAACCTAGTCAACCTAATTGGATACTGTGCTGATGGGGACCAACGTCTTCTTGTATATGAGTTTATGCCATTGGGATCACTTGAGGATCATTTGCATG ATATTCCAACTGAGAAGGAACCTCTGGACTGGAATACACGTATGAAGATTGCTTCTGGTGCCGCCAAGGGCTTAGAGCACTTGCATGATAAGGCAAGTCCTCCTGTTATTTACAGGGATTTCAAGTCCTCAAACATTCTACTTGGTGAAGGGTTTCATCCGAAGCTGTCAGACTTTGGCCTTGCCAAACTTGGCCCTGTTGGTGACAAGACTCATGTTTCAACACGCGTTATGGGAACTTATGGCTACTGTGCTCCAGAGTATGCAATGACAGGGCAGCTTACAGTTAAATCTGATGTATATAGTTTCGGTGTTGTGTTCCTTGAACTGATTACTGGCCGCAAAGCAATTGACAACACAAAACCCCACGGAGAACAAAACCTAGTTGCATGG GCTCGTCCTCTATTCAAGGACCGCAGAAAATTTCCTAAGATGGCTGATCCATTACTTCAGGGCCGCTTCCCCATGAGGGGACTGTATCAAGCTTTAGCTGTTGCTGCAATGTGTTTGCAAGAGCAGGCTGCTACTCGCCCCTTTATAGGTGACGTGGTCACTGCTCTGTCATACCTAGCTTCTCAGACATATGATCCAAATGCGCCTGTTCAACATAATCGGAGTAATTCATCTACTCCGAGGGTTAGCCGAGGTGGTGGGAGCAATGACCAACGCCGTCTCCGCTCACCGAATCACCATTCTCCAGATTTGAGAAGGGAAGCCTCCACAGCATCAAAATACGAAGCTGAGGTTAGCAGGACAAACTCTGGAAGTGGTTCTGGTCGCCGGTCTGGCTTGGATGACGTGGATATGTCAGGTTCACAATTTGGTAGTCCTGCTCACGCAGGAAGGAAGAGGGGATCTCCTAGGACTGCTGAAAGCCAGCGTGCTATAGCAGAGGCCAAAACATGTGGGGAAAAATCAAGAGGGAGAAAGTGA